From the genome of Streptomyces sp. JH34:
ACGACCGTCACACTCGCCCGGTACCACGAGCCGGGGGCTCCCCGTCCCGTGCGTCTCGTGGTGCGTACCGCACCCGCGTGGGCGGGGGCCGGGCAGCGGATCAGCCTCACGGTGTGGGACGGCCCCGCCCCGCACGGACGCGCCCACGGGCCGCGCGGCTACCGGCCTCCCGACCGGCGGTTCCGCCTGGACCTGCACCGGCACCTCTGGGACGCGAGCCGCAGTCACGAACTGCGCCCGCGCGCCGGGGCGGACGGGCCAGGGCCCGACGACGGTCCGGTACCCCTCTGGGCCTCCCGGGTGCCCGGGCCGCAGCGGTTCGCGCTCGGCCGGTGGGCCGAGGAGGCGGCCCTGCTCCTGGCCGCGGAGGGGCGTGCGGATGGGGGCGAGGTCGCCGTGCGCCTCGGCGGACGGCACCGGCTGCTGCTGGACGTACGGCTCTCCCCCGGCCCGTCGCGCGAGGGTGCCGGTACGCCCGGGGTGCGGTCCGCCCGGTTCGTGCGGGCGGGCGCCTCCGCCGGGCTCCCGGTCCTCCCCGACGCCGCGACGTGGGTGCTGCCCGACCTGGCGCTGCTGCGCTCGGGTCTTGTCGCCCCGGAACGGCTGCACCCGCTGGTCGCGGCCGCCCTGGCTCCGGGAACACCGGTGTCCGGCTCCTCCCGCGTGGACGACCACGGGCCGCCGCGCGAGGTGGACTGCCGGGGCGCCCGGCACCGGATCGGGCTGGTCGACGGGGTACTGGTGCCCCTGGACCACGATCCCGACGAGATCCGGCGGGAGGAACTGCTCGCCGCGCTCACCGGCACTCCCCTCCCCTGCCTCCAGGTCATCGACGCGGCGCACCGCCGGCCTGACTGCCTGGACGACGTCCGTGACCGGCTGGCCCACGGGGACCCGGCGGGGGCGCTGGCCGGGATCGAGAGGCTGCTCGGCGCCGAGGCGCTGCTGAGGGACGGGGACCTGCGCGACCTGCTCACCGACGCGGCCCGGCAGCGGGTACGGCACGGCCTGTTCAGGGCCGGTCTGGCCGATCCCGGGCCCAGGGAGCCCGTGACCGGACGGGAACGGTTCCGCGTCGGCGTCCACCGCACCCGGCCACGGAACGCCGCCTACCGCTGACCGCCCCGAGCGCTGATCCGCCGCTCGCCGTCCGGCACCCCGGTGCCGTCCTTCCCGCCTTCCGCGCGCCCCTCACCCCGGGGCGCGGCCTTCGACGAACCCTCAGGTGATGTCTCATGTCCATATATGCCCCGCTCTCCGCACCCCTGTCCACCGGTACCCCGGACACTCCGGCTCCCTCCCCACGTGGTTCCCGGCTCGATGTCTCCGGCGCGTTGCTGGCCCTGCTCCGTGACACGACCACCGCTCCACGTCCCGATCCGCAACTGGAGGCGCTGACCCTGGCCGTCTCGGCCGACCTGCCGGTGCTGCTGTGGGGTGAACCCGGCATCGGCAAGACGGCGGCGCTCACCCAGCTCGCCACCACCCTGGACCTGCCGCTGACCACGGTGATCGCCAGCGTGCACGAACCGTCGGACTTCTCCGGTCTTCCCGTCATCGGGGACGACCCGGCGGGCAACGGCATCCCGATGGCTCCGCCGGACTGGGCGGTCAGGCTGGTGCGGGCGGGCCGCGGGCTGCTGTTCCTCGACGAGCTGTCCACCGCCCCGCCCGCCGTGCAGGCGGCGCTCCTGCGCCTCGTCCTGGAGCGCCGGGTCGGTGCACTGCGTCTGCCGCCCGGTGTCCGGATCGTGGCCGCCGCCAATCCCCGGTCCTCCGCGGCCGACGGCTGGGAGCTGAGTCCGCCGCTCGCCAACCGGTTCGTCCACCTGCGGTGGGTGCACGACGCCGACGTGGTCGTACAGGGCCTGGGCGGTGTCTGGCCCCGGGCCGTGCTGCCGACACTCGACGCCGAACAGCTGCCCGACGCCGTGGCGTTCGCGCGTCGAGCGGTGTGCGGTCTGCTGGGCGCACGGCCCGCGCTGGTTCACCGGCTGCCCTCCGGCGAGGCGCTGCGGGGC
Proteins encoded in this window:
- a CDS encoding MoxR family ATPase; the encoded protein is MSIYAPLSAPLSTGTPDTPAPSPRGSRLDVSGALLALLRDTTTAPRPDPQLEALTLAVSADLPVLLWGEPGIGKTAALTQLATTLDLPLTTVIASVHEPSDFSGLPVIGDDPAGNGIPMAPPDWAVRLVRAGRGLLFLDELSTAPPAVQAALLRLVLERRVGALRLPPGVRIVAAANPRSSAADGWELSPPLANRFVHLRWVHDADVVVQGLGGVWPRAVLPTLDAEQLPDAVAFARRAVCGLLGARPALVHRLPSGEALRGGAWPSPRSWDMALCLTAFATAAGSSRDVLSMLVRGTVGDGPGLEFLAYLDRMDLPDPEDLLADPGGAELPERGDLRQAALDAVVAAVRSRPGRDRWDAAWALLARAAETGAPDLLVVPATTLATLRRDDWEVPVSIEGLAGVVSVSQRADRAKVRALPVTRGDR